The Streptococcus mitis genome has a segment encoding these proteins:
- a CDS encoding TRZ/ATZ family protein: MKVYQHVNIVTCDQDFHVYLNGILAVKDSQIVYVGQEKSEILEQAEQIIDYQGAWIMPGLVNCHTHSAMTGLRGIRDDSNLHEWLNDYIWPAEAGFTPDMTTRAVKEAMIEMLQSVTTTFNDMYNPNGVDIERIYQAVKTSKMRCYFSPTLFSSETETTAETISRTRAIIEEIIGYKNPNFKVMVAPHSPYSCDRDLLETSLDMAKELAIPIHIHVAETKEESGIILKRYGKRPLAFLEELGYLDHPSVFAHGVELNEREIERLATSQVSIAHNPISNLKLESGIAPIIQLQKAGVAVGIATDSVASNNNLDMFEEGRTATLLQKMKSGDASHFPIETALKALTIEGAKVLGMDEQIGSLEVGKQADFLVIQPQGKIHLQPQENMLSHLVYAVKSSDVDDVYIAGEQVVKQGQVLTVEL; this comes from the coding sequence ATGAAAGTCTATCAGCATGTAAATATCGTGACTTGTGATCAAGATTTCCATGTTTATCTGAATGGAATCTTAGCAGTTAAGGATTCTCAAATCGTCTATGTTGGTCAAGAGAAGTCAGAGATTTTAGAGCAAGCTGAGCAGATTATAGACTATCAGGGAGCCTGGATTATGCCTGGTTTGGTTAATTGCCACACACATTCTGCTATGACAGGATTGAGAGGAATCCGAGATGATAGCAATCTCCATGAATGGCTCAATGATTATATCTGGCCTGCAGAAGCAGGATTTACTCCCGACATGACAACAAGAGCGGTTAAAGAAGCTATGATAGAAATGCTCCAGTCGGTAACAACAACCTTCAACGATATGTATAATCCCAATGGTGTGGATATTGAGCGGATTTATCAGGCAGTGAAAACTTCCAAGATGCGTTGTTATTTCTCACCGACTCTTTTTTCTTCGGAGACAGAGACAACTGCTGAAACTATAAGCAGAACTCGAGCAATCATTGAGGAAATTATTGGATATAAAAATCCAAATTTCAAGGTGATGGTAGCCCCACATTCTCCCTACAGCTGTGATAGAGACTTGCTGGAAACGAGCTTAGATATGGCGAAAGAGCTTGCTATTCCAATCCATATCCATGTGGCGGAGACCAAGGAGGAATCAGGCATTATCCTGAAACGCTACGGCAAACGCCCCTTAGCCTTTCTAGAAGAACTGGGGTATTTAGATCATCCGTCTGTCTTTGCTCACGGGGTCGAATTAAACGAGAGAGAAATTGAACGCTTGGCAACTTCTCAAGTGTCTATTGCCCACAATCCTATCAGTAACCTCAAATTGGAATCAGGGATTGCTCCTATCATTCAACTGCAAAAAGCAGGAGTGGCAGTAGGAATTGCGACAGATTCGGTTGCTTCCAATAACAATCTAGATATGTTTGAGGAAGGGCGGACCGCAACTCTCCTACAGAAAATGAAGAGTGGGGATGCCAGCCATTTTCCAATCGAAACAGCCCTCAAAGCTCTAACGATAGAAGGTGCTAAGGTTCTTGGAATGGACGAACAGATAGGAAGTCTGGAAGTTGGCAAGCAGGCAGATTTTCTCGTTATTCAACCACAAGGGAAAATTCATCTCCAACCTCAGGAAAATATGCTTTCTCATCTCGTCTATGCTGTTAAATCCAGTGATGTTGATGATGTTTATATCGCTGGAGAACAGGTTGTTAAGCAAGGTCAAGTCCTGACAGTAGAACTTTAG